From Levilactobacillus zymae, a single genomic window includes:
- a CDS encoding glycosyltransferase family 39 protein, which produces MLAKLKAQLNNREFQYLTLFTLLGFFIMLICSYTSPAFYFDYSPDNNAFFTVGKAMAHGQVLYKDIFEQKGPYIYLLHIIAYLVSHRSFVFIYVYESATLIASMYLTYRIAKRVLTTPQALLVGILSPALFLYHPYYDYGDTAEFFALPFILSLIYLIMLLVDHHFQVSPWWFFAQGLFVGIEFFSKYTLLGGWIAFYLFMGITLLRQRNWAVLKRLVLWSGAGFLLATVPWVLYFATVHGLKSFIYVYFFFNTHVYLTSSVSFFANLVQSTSLLSQFFLSGVVFFVLGLLGTLAITFRTDILKGAFAKSLYLVVFLANDILALYGYSSGNVFQYYQLVYFPFFVLPFIYFCKFFFDRQTIQSDDDALTILATILVSLFLVLGVNNNFTSSRLFPNNASVTNRHTKVPQLPAQTEFGDLMRAKSTGKNLTLLNYGSIDMGFYTASGAVPNQYYFQNYNIPVRSDPTIIDSQVNAIRHKQVEWVVFNTPAGKSPQAWKGLAYKPGQITDGNLNPGTAQISKVLYRNYRYVAQHTQSFENMNVTYWLFQRKE; this is translated from the coding sequence GTGTTGGCTAAGCTGAAAGCACAGTTGAATAACCGGGAATTCCAATATCTGACGTTATTCACGTTACTGGGATTCTTTATTATGTTGATTTGTTCGTACACGTCACCGGCGTTTTATTTCGATTATTCGCCGGATAATAACGCCTTTTTTACGGTGGGCAAGGCCATGGCGCATGGTCAGGTACTGTATAAGGATATTTTCGAACAGAAGGGCCCCTACATCTACCTCCTACACATCATCGCGTACCTGGTTTCGCACCGGAGCTTTGTGTTTATTTACGTCTACGAGTCGGCAACGTTAATTGCCTCGATGTACTTGACGTACCGGATTGCTAAGCGGGTGTTGACCACGCCACAGGCTTTATTGGTCGGCATTCTTTCACCGGCGTTATTCCTCTACCACCCGTACTACGATTACGGGGATACGGCGGAGTTCTTCGCGTTGCCCTTCATCCTGTCGTTGATTTATCTGATCATGTTACTGGTGGACCACCACTTCCAGGTCAGTCCCTGGTGGTTCTTTGCGCAGGGGCTATTTGTCGGGATCGAGTTCTTCTCGAAATACACGCTCTTAGGCGGCTGGATTGCCTTTTATCTCTTCATGGGGATTACCTTACTGCGTCAGCGGAATTGGGCCGTCCTCAAACGCCTAGTGCTATGGAGCGGGGCGGGGTTCTTACTAGCGACGGTGCCGTGGGTGCTCTACTTTGCCACGGTCCACGGCCTCAAGAGCTTTATTTACGTCTACTTCTTCTTTAACACGCACGTGTACCTGACGTCGTCCGTGTCGTTCTTCGCCAACCTGGTACAATCGACCAGTCTGCTGTCCCAGTTCTTCTTGTCCGGCGTCGTTTTCTTCGTGTTGGGCTTACTGGGGACGTTGGCGATTACCTTTCGCACGGATATCTTGAAGGGCGCTTTCGCCAAAAGCCTGTATCTGGTGGTCTTTTTGGCTAACGACATTTTGGCCCTGTACGGCTATAGTAGTGGCAACGTCTTCCAGTACTATCAACTGGTTTACTTTCCGTTCTTCGTGTTGCCGTTCATCTACTTCTGCAAGTTCTTCTTTGACCGGCAGACCATTCAAAGTGACGACGATGCCCTGACCATTCTGGCCACCATCCTAGTCAGCCTGTTCCTGGTTCTGGGAGTCAATAATAACTTTACGAGTTCACGGTTGTTCCCCAATAACGCGTCGGTGACGAACCGGCACACCAAGGTACCACAATTGCCGGCGCAGACCGAGTTTGGTGATCTGATGCGGGCGAAGTCCACGGGGAAGAACCTTACGTTGTTGAATTACGGGTCGATCGACATGGGCTTTTACACGGCTTCTGGGGCCGTGCCTAACCAGTATTACTTCCAGAATTACAACATTCCGGTACGCAGCGACCCGACGATTATCGACTCGCAGGTCAACGCAATTCGGCATAAGCAAGTGGAGTGGGTGGTCTTTAACACGCCGGCGGGGAAGTCACCGCAAGCCTGGAAGGGCCTCGCCTATAAGCCGGGCCAGATTACGGATGGCAACCTGAATCCGGGGACGGCGCAGATCAGTAAGGTCCTGTACCGCAATTATCGGTACGTGGCCCAGCATACGCAGAGTTTTGAAAACATGAACGTCACCTACTGGTTATTCCAACGTAAGGAATAG
- a CDS encoding DUF1129 domain-containing protein, with amino-acid sequence MSENKPNARPRNADVHQNRNTVATNERTAFDNLGLTKRNADYMFRFNKALESTKLSPDKKAAAVQAMVNELVEGQKSGKTAKNLYGDVASRVKYVVEGPQREAEGKVFGGPDYWPNMVYNALTFFMIFTLLFGVMYLFSPKLMKTSSPVGITAILVSALVAGFLLPIMPRLFDPKIKHRFNGWIRFLLTLVGFAVWMVLFYFAQLLPPAINPVLMPWPSIIVGLLSIAAMIWIRRRYNIRGGFFG; translated from the coding sequence ATGAGTGAAAACAAGCCAAACGCACGACCGCGGAATGCGGATGTGCATCAGAATCGCAACACCGTCGCCACTAACGAGCGCACGGCGTTTGATAATCTGGGGCTAACCAAGCGGAATGCCGATTACATGTTCCGCTTCAACAAGGCCCTAGAAAGCACTAAGCTGTCGCCCGACAAGAAGGCGGCGGCCGTGCAAGCCATGGTCAACGAGTTAGTCGAGGGCCAGAAGAGTGGGAAGACCGCTAAGAACCTGTACGGTGACGTGGCGAGTCGCGTCAAGTACGTGGTGGAAGGTCCCCAACGAGAAGCCGAAGGCAAGGTCTTCGGCGGCCCCGATTACTGGCCAAACATGGTCTACAACGCGCTGACGTTCTTTATGATCTTCACGCTGTTGTTCGGGGTGATGTACCTCTTCTCACCGAAGTTGATGAAGACCAGTAGTCCCGTGGGCATCACGGCCATTCTAGTCAGTGCGTTGGTCGCAGGGTTCCTGTTGCCAATCATGCCCCGGTTGTTCGATCCGAAGATCAAGCACCGGTTCAACGGCTGGATTCGGTTCCTCTTGACTCTGGTCGGGTTCGCGGTGTGGATGGTGCTCTTCTACTTCGCCCAACTCTTGCCACCAGCCATCAACCCCGTGTTGATGCCGTGGCCAAGCATCATCGTCGGCTTATTATCGATTGCCGCGATGATCTGGATCCGTCGGCGGTATAACATCCGCGGTGGGTTCTTCGGGTAA
- the ychF gene encoding redox-regulated ATPase YchF, producing MSLTAGIVGLPNVGKSTLFNAITNAGAEMANYPFATIDPNVGMVEVPDARLDRIQELIPAKKVVPTTFEFTDIAGIVKGASKGEGLGNQFLENIRQVDAIVHVVRAFDDDNITHVTGKVDPIDDIETINLELGLSDLDAVNKRLAKVQRAAKGSDKEAKAELAVLEKIKPVLENGGAVRTLDFDEDEQKIVKGLFLLTSKPVLYVANIAEDDMAAPENSKYFKTIQDYAAKEGAEAIAVAAEAEEEIAELDDDEKKDFLEAEGVEEPGLNRLIRASYHLLGLETFFTAGGKETRAWTYKAGTKAPQAAGIIHSDFERGFIRAEVMAFADLDKYETEAAVKEAGKLRVEGKDYVMTDGDIVEFRFNV from the coding sequence ATGTCATTAACTGCAGGAATCGTTGGCTTACCTAACGTGGGGAAGTCAACCTTATTTAACGCGATTACTAATGCCGGTGCCGAAATGGCCAACTACCCGTTCGCCACGATCGATCCCAACGTCGGGATGGTTGAAGTACCGGATGCCCGCTTGGACCGGATTCAAGAATTGATTCCCGCCAAGAAGGTTGTACCCACGACGTTTGAATTTACCGACATCGCCGGGATCGTCAAAGGTGCCAGCAAGGGTGAAGGTTTGGGGAACCAATTCCTCGAAAACATCCGGCAGGTGGACGCCATCGTCCACGTGGTACGGGCATTTGACGACGACAACATCACCCACGTGACCGGGAAAGTTGACCCGATCGACGACATCGAAACCATTAACTTGGAACTGGGCTTGTCCGATCTAGATGCCGTGAACAAGCGGCTGGCCAAGGTTCAACGGGCCGCTAAGGGGAGCGACAAGGAAGCTAAGGCTGAACTGGCCGTGCTCGAGAAGATCAAGCCGGTCCTCGAAAACGGGGGCGCGGTCCGGACGCTAGACTTTGACGAAGACGAACAAAAAATCGTCAAGGGCCTGTTCCTGCTGACCTCTAAGCCGGTTCTGTACGTGGCCAACATCGCCGAAGACGACATGGCCGCCCCCGAAAATTCCAAGTACTTCAAGACGATTCAGGATTACGCCGCCAAGGAAGGCGCCGAAGCCATTGCCGTGGCCGCCGAAGCCGAAGAAGAAATCGCCGAACTCGACGATGACGAAAAGAAGGACTTCCTGGAAGCGGAAGGCGTCGAAGAACCTGGGTTGAACCGGTTGATTCGGGCGTCCTACCACCTCTTAGGTCTGGAAACGTTCTTCACGGCCGGGGGTAAGGAAACCCGGGCTTGGACCTATAAGGCCGGTACCAAGGCTCCCCAAGCCGCCGGAATCATTCACTCCGACTTCGAACGCGGGTTCATCCGGGCCGAAGTCATGGCGTTTGCTGATTTAGACAAGTACGAGACCGAAGCGGCCGTCAAGGAAGCCGGTAAGCTGCGGGTCGAAGGTAAGGATTACGTGATGACGGACGGCGACATTGTCGAATTCCGCTTCAACGTTTAG
- a CDS encoding DUF951 domain-containing protein gives MYDLGDVVEMKKPHPCGANRWEITRMGADIKIKCTNCGHVVMLSRREFEKKLKKVLVRKADAENSEKSE, from the coding sequence ATGTACGACTTAGGCGATGTGGTTGAAATGAAGAAGCCCCACCCATGCGGTGCCAACCGCTGGGAGATTACCCGGATGGGCGCGGATATTAAGATCAAGTGTACCAACTGCGGCCACGTGGTGATGTTGTCACGGCGTGAGTTCGAGAAGAAACTAAAGAAGGTATTGGTTCGCAAGGCCGATGCCGAAAATTCAGAAAAGAGTGAATAA
- a CDS encoding ParB/RepB/Spo0J family partition protein gives MASKKEKSLGRGIDALFAENGVDTGEETVVDLTLADIVPNPYQPRQKFDQKGLADLAASIEKTGVFQPIIVRQPDKRANRYEILAGERRFRASKMAGKVTIPGIIRDVTEEQMMEIAVLENLQREDLTPLEEAEAYDTLMTKLTLTQAQVSERLGKSRPYIANYLRLLGLPKAVKDMLQHNQLSMGQARTLLSLKDKSKLVMLAKRAVSEGMTVRALESEVSKLNGAAKKAAKKPAKKKSPFLRSTENQLQEHFGTQVSINENNHQDHAGHIEIEYLSNDDLNRILTLLNIQSN, from the coding sequence ATGGCAAGTAAGAAAGAGAAAAGTTTAGGGCGCGGGATTGACGCGCTGTTCGCTGAAAATGGCGTCGACACCGGCGAAGAGACCGTGGTCGATTTGACGCTGGCGGACATCGTGCCCAACCCGTACCAACCCCGGCAAAAGTTCGACCAAAAGGGCTTGGCCGATTTAGCGGCTTCCATCGAAAAGACCGGGGTCTTCCAACCGATCATCGTCCGGCAACCGGACAAGCGGGCTAACCGTTACGAGATTCTGGCGGGCGAACGCCGGTTTAGAGCCTCCAAGATGGCGGGCAAGGTTACGATTCCCGGCATCATCCGCGACGTGACCGAAGAACAAATGATGGAAATCGCGGTGCTGGAAAACCTGCAACGTGAAGACCTGACGCCGTTAGAAGAGGCCGAAGCCTACGATACCCTGATGACCAAGCTCACCTTGACGCAGGCCCAGGTCTCCGAACGGCTGGGCAAGAGTCGGCCTTACATTGCCAACTACTTGCGGCTATTGGGGTTACCCAAGGCCGTCAAGGACATGCTGCAACACAACCAGTTGTCGATGGGCCAGGCCCGAACGTTGCTATCCTTAAAGGACAAGAGCAAGTTGGTGATGCTGGCTAAGCGGGCCGTTTCCGAGGGGATGACCGTGCGGGCCTTGGAGTCCGAGGTCAGCAAGCTCAACGGGGCGGCCAAGAAGGCGGCGAAGAAACCCGCTAAGAAGAAGTCACCGTTCTTGCGCTCCACGGAGAACCAACTTCAGGAACACTTTGGCACGCAGGTGTCGATCAACGAGAATAATCATCAGGATCACGCGGGACATATCGAAATCGAATATCTCTCCAACGATGATCTGAACCGCATTTTGACGTTGCTGAACATTCAATCGAACTAA